Proteins encoded in a region of the Kiritimatiellia bacterium genome:
- the infA gene encoding translation initiation factor IF-1, translating to MPGGKEDIIEMDGTVTKVLPATMYRVKLESGHEILAHISGKMRKHFIRITAGDKVRVELSPYDLTKGRITFRHKV from the coding sequence ATGCCGGGCGGCAAAGAAGACATTATTGAAATGGATGGCACGGTCACCAAAGTGCTTCCGGCCACGATGTATCGCGTTAAACTCGAGAGCGGCCACGAGATTCTGGCGCACATCTCGGGGAAAATGCGAAAGCATTTCATTCGAATTACGGCCGGGGACAAGGTGCGCGTCGAACTTTCGCCGTATGACCTGACCAAAGGCCGAATCACTTTTCGCCACAAGGTCTAA
- a CDS encoding glycosyltransferase yields MSPSLRVLILSASSGSGHLRAAAALERAFGEQSSVREILNVDALTYTNKLFRQFYSKFYFQLIRKAPTLIGWFYDNLDEPWKTERMRLMLSRLNTRPLVRIIQKFRPDVTVCTHFLPAEIISYLLATDRIETRHAIVVTDLDVHAMWLSRHFHHYFVAIEESRVHLSMTGLPPERISVTGIPIDPVFLEPKDRISLCAKHGMDPDRPLMLVSLGAIAHDLAHDLVRALSYLKTPAQIVLVCGSHEGVKEHFESALLRTRTPTLKWRVLGMTREIDEWMKMATILVGKPGGLTLSEAMACGLPMVILQPIPGQEERNSDHLLEAGAAIKCNQMTTLAFKIDQLLNDPIRLAAMSAAARRLSKPDAAREIVRILLAKLNDPPVELRRGDL; encoded by the coding sequence ATGAGCCCGTCTCTTAGGGTCCTAATCCTTTCAGCCAGTTCTGGAAGCGGCCATCTGCGAGCCGCGGCCGCGCTCGAGCGGGCATTTGGCGAACAGTCTTCCGTCCGGGAGATCCTGAACGTTGACGCACTCACCTACACGAACAAACTCTTTCGGCAATTTTATTCAAAATTTTATTTCCAGCTTATCCGCAAAGCGCCGACGCTGATCGGCTGGTTTTACGACAACTTGGACGAGCCCTGGAAAACAGAGCGGATGCGACTGATGTTGAGTCGGCTCAATACCCGCCCGCTGGTTCGGATAATTCAGAAGTTTCGCCCGGACGTTACCGTATGTACCCATTTTTTGCCTGCCGAGATCATTTCTTACCTTCTCGCCACCGACCGGATCGAAACGCGGCACGCGATCGTCGTCACAGATCTCGATGTCCACGCGATGTGGCTCTCCAGGCATTTTCACCATTATTTCGTCGCGATCGAGGAATCGCGCGTGCACTTGTCGATGACTGGATTGCCACCGGAACGAATCTCCGTGACCGGAATACCTATCGATCCGGTTTTTCTCGAACCCAAGGACCGGATCTCGCTGTGCGCCAAACATGGGATGGACCCCGACCGGCCATTGATGCTCGTTTCCCTGGGAGCGATCGCCCACGATCTGGCCCACGATCTGGTTCGCGCCTTGAGCTATCTGAAAACCCCTGCGCAAATCGTCCTCGTATGCGGCTCCCACGAGGGCGTGAAGGAGCATTTTGAATCTGCCTTGTTGCGCACGCGAACGCCAACGTTGAAGTGGCGGGTCCTCGGAATGACGCGGGAAATCGATGAATGGATGAAGATGGCAACCATTCTTGTCGGCAAACCGGGCGGCTTGACTCTTTCTGAGGCCATGGCCTGCGGGCTGCCGATGGTTATCCTTCAACCCATACCCGGTCAGGAGGAAAGAAACAGCGACCATTTGTTGGAGGCCGGCGCAGCGATCAAATGCAACCAGATGACAACGCTCGCCTTCAAGATCGACCAGTTGCTGAACGATCCGATCCGCCTCGCCGCAATGAGCGCGGCTGCGCGTCGGTTGAGCAAGCCAGACGCCGCCCGCGAAATTGTGCGAATCCTTCTTGCCAAGCTGAATGACCCGCCGGTTGAGCTACGCCGAGGTGACCTCTGA